One Candida dubliniensis CD36 chromosome 1, complete sequence genomic region harbors:
- a CDS encoding urea transporter, putative (Similar to C. albicans DUR3;~Similar to S. cerevisiae DUR3) — protein sequence MSESSVHLLNQAAGYGVLIGVGAVFAGGMILTTFLLQKYLHENANSTETFSVANRSVGTFLSASAVYSSWSWSTEFLFVSSMTYNYGVQAGYYYGAGLAIQIAVMSVIGIHAKKRIPTAHTSLEAVQLRYGKAAHLLYLVLSLICNICSCSAMILACASGISIIAGNLHIVASTMLIPFGVLLYTVVGGLKATFLTDFVHTTVLLIVLCYINTAVLTSEQVGGIDGLYDKILEVSKTKFIEGNYDGSILTGKSKGSVIFGLVLTAGNFGLTVMDSSFWQKTFSASPRATVPAYLLTAFLIFSNVWPISAIIGGSSHFLESDPSFPTYPRKMTQYEIDSGFVLPYVLKAILGNGGVGALLLILYLAVTSTVSAQMVSVSSIVSFDIYKKYIHPNAQNKSMINVSHITCVVFGLGIAGFSIMLHYVGVNMTWFGYFIPMAICPGVIPLIFTVTWDRQTFWAAFISPIVGFAAGLAVWISTAYHFYGSVTIESTGGQLPALYGSLTALLLPGILSIIISFIKPEKFDWNKLKQVNLIVDGDSSSEVDIVGDTPITPKEKQDGVDVNFESDEASSLEQQQQQQKSPSQLTDREIDFWIKISTGSVVFILLVTWVIWPMSVYRDWVFTGAYFKGYVTVALIWLYTTLIVIGLVPFYTGRHSAAKVFRGVYNDYIKRK from the coding sequence ATGTCGGAAAGTTCAGTTCATTTGTTAAACCAAGCAGCTGGGTATGGTGTTTTAATTGGTGTTGGAGCAGTGTTTGCTGGAGGTATGATCTTAACTACATTTTTGTTACAAAAATACCTTCATGAGAACGCAAATAGTACTGAAACATTTTCTGTTGCAAATCGTTCAGTGGGTACTTTCCTTTCAGCATCAGCAGTTTATTCGAGTTGGAGTTGGAGTACagaatttttatttgtatCACTGATGACTTATAATTATGGGGTACAGGCTGGGTATTATTACGGAGCTGGTCTTGCAATTCAGATTGCGGTGATGAGTGTTATTGGTATTCATGCTAAGAAAAGGATTCCAACAGCACATACTTCATTAGAAGCTGTGCAATTGCGATATGGTAAGGCAGCACATTTACTTTACTTGGTGTTATCTTTGATTTGTAATATTTGTTCTTGTCTGGCAATGATTTTGGCATGTGCATCTGGTATTTCTATTATTGCTGGTAATCTTCATATTGTTGCCTCTACAATGTTGATTCCATTTGGTGTTTTATTGTATACTGTGGTTGGTGGGTTGAAAGCAACTTTCCTTACAGATTTTGTCCACACCACAGTATTGCTCATTGTTTTGTGTTATATAAATACTGCTGTTTTGACATCAGAACAAGTTGGTGGGATAGATGGTTTATATGACAAAATTCTTGAAGTCAGTAAAACTAAATTTATTGAGGGAAATTATGATGGATCAATTCTTACAGGGAAATCAAAAGGGTCAGTAATATTTGGATTGGTATTAACTGCTGGTAATTTTGGATTAACAGTCATGGACTCTTCATTTTGGCAGAAAACATTTTCAGCCAGTCCTAGAGCTACAGTTCCAGCTTATCTTTTAACGgcatttttaatattttccaATGTGTGGCCAATTAGTGCCATTATTGGAGGGTCACTGCATTTTTTGGAATCTGATCCATCATTCCCCACATATCCTCGAAAGATGACAcaatatgaaattgattctgGATTTGTTTTACCTTATGTGTTAAAAGCAATTTTAGGGAATGGAGGGGTTGGtgcattattattgattttgtatTTAGCAGTCACATCAACTGTTTCTGCTCAAATGGTTTCGGTATCTTCGATTGTCTCATTTGACatttacaaaaaatatattcacCCTAATGCACAAAACAAGTCTATGATCAATGTTTCCCATATAACTTGTGTCGTGTTTGGGTTGGGTATTGCTGGATTCAGTATTATGCTACATTATGTTGGTGTCAATATGACTTGGTTTGGATATTTTATACCCATGGCTATTTGTCCAGGTGTTATTCCATTGATTTTCACTGTTACATGGGACAGACAAACATTTTGGGCAGCATTTATTTCTCCAATTGTTGGGTTTGCTGCAGGGTTAGCGGTGTGGATTTCAACAGCTTATCACTTTTATGGATCAGTCACCATAGAATCAACTGGTGGTCAATTACCAGCATTATACGGGTCATTAACAGCGTTGTTGTTGCCTGGAATATTGagcattattatttcatttattaaaccagaaaaatttgactggaataaattgaaacaagTGAATTTGATAGTTGATGGTGATAGTTCATCTGAAGTAGATATTGTTGGTGACACACCAATTACTCCTAAGGAAAAGCAAGATGGGGTAGATGTGAATTTTGAATCTGATGAAGCATCTAGTttggaacaacaacaacaacaacaaaagctGCCTTCTCAATTAACCGATCGAGAAATCGATTTTTGGATCAAAATATCTACTGGTTCTGTGGTTTTTATATTGTTAGTTACTTGGGTCATTTGGCCAATGTCTGTGTATCGAGATTGGGTATTCACAGGAGCGTACTTTAAAGGGTATGTCACTGTTGCTTTAATTTGGTTATATACCACATTGATTGTGATTGGATTGGTACCATTTTATACCGGAAGACATTCAGCTGCTAAAGTGTTTAGAGGTGTCTATAATGACTATATCAAAAGAAAGTAG